The DNA sequence CGTGTTATTTGATGATATGAGATAACTAGCTTAAGCTTAAATTAATTAAGTGACCAATGGTCTATGGTAGGCAATTAGTAGTcgtaaaagaaaataaaatacaagCAATGTGATAAACCGAAATGCTTAAATAATGAAAGCTTAAAAAGAGTTTATATACTAGTGATTGCTAAACCAAAATgcttaaataaaggaaataagttTGAGCCGATATAATCAAATTTAACTGGAATAGCAGATCACATGATCCTCTCTCTCTAAGATGCCGTGGAGATAGCTCTTTATCGATTTCAATATTCTCCGTCGTCATGACTACTCAGCGTCCCATTTGTCCTTGGCCTTTCTTGGATGATGGTGCGACTCAGCAACCTAAGTCGTATGCTGCAGTAATGGCCCAAGCGACCATTCCATCCCTGATCTGCCGATACCAGAAATTCATGACGGAAAAACATCAGTTACGATTTTGGAGGATGGTTATCAAGCAGGATTGGACAGATGTAAGCATATGCTTTTGGGACGTCTCCAAATGGCCTCAGGTGACATGCCTAATTCTCCCATTGATCTGCAGCGAAAGTTTGGTTTGCTTTGGGGCAATCTTGGCTGTTGGAAAATTATTCCAATGGGAAAAGGATTTTACACTTTCAACTTTGATTCAGAGGAGACAGTTTCTAGGGTTTGGGCGCAAGGTGCAGTGGCTTTGAAGCCTGGAACAATGAGGTTTATGAAATGGGTTCCCAATTTCTCCCCATCCAATCAACGCAATACCAATTCCCAGGTGTGGGTGAAGTTTTGggatttgggtttggaattctgGGAGCCGAGAACCCTATTTGAGATAGCCAGTGGTATTGGTATTCCGGTGAAGATTGACCCTAATACTTTGGATCGTCGTTTTGGTCTTtttgctagggttttggttgaCATCGATCTCTCTTCTAACCTTCCTACAGAGGTGTTgatcaagcgcaagaatgggGAAACCTTTGTGCAAAGTGTGGATTATGAAAAGCTTCCTGATCTTTGTTCCCATTGTGGTAATGTCGGGCATCGAGTTACTGCCTGCAAGCATGTTCAGCCCGCTGCTTCTATACCTGTTGAGCATTCAAAGCGTAATAGAGGTCGATCACGGAAGAGACGAGCCAGGGTTGAGAAGAAACGGGGTACTTCCCAAGTCTATGTTAGTAAGCAGCCGAAGGGCAAGGCTGTAGTCATTGCCTCTACTCCACCTCCTTTAATGGATTGTGGTGAGGGTCCTTCGTTTGTTCGTAAATCTCCAGTGGAAAATTATCATGTGGGAATGGGCCAGGTCCCTAATAGTGAGGAGAACGCTCTTGTTCCTGCTATTGAGCAACTCCAAGAGCCAAGGGTGGAGCTTACTCCATCTGTTGTAGGAGTTGAAATTGATGATGGACAGAATGTTGATGACCAGCTGAATAATGGGGTTGCCCTAGTTGCCAATCACATTGCTGATAATAACATTGCAGCCATTGATAGTGAAGGAGTTTGTGAGAGTGATGATATGTCGGTATCGAGCTCCCCGCGTGGTGTTTCTTCAAAAGATCATGGTCGGGTACGTAATTGGTTTGACGAGACTGAAAGGGTGCAGGAAGAACAAGAGTTTACTCAAGTTTTGTCTAAAGCTCAGAGGAGGTCTCAACGTCAAGCTACCAGGTCTGCAAGTCGAGAGGCATACCTTCGTCGTTCTAAAGAAATTTCCCAATGAGGATCCTATATTGGAATGTAAGGGGCATTGGCAATGACTCTACCCAAAATTCTTTGAAGGAGTTTGTTCGAATTCATAGCCCGGAGGTTTTATGTATTTCTGAGCCTTTTGTTGCTTTGGATTCTATTTCTTCTTCCTACTGGCGTATGTTAAATATGGTGGTAGTATGTACAAATGATAGGGGCGCTAATCGTCCTA is a window from the Rosa chinensis cultivar Old Blush chromosome 2, RchiOBHm-V2, whole genome shotgun sequence genome containing:
- the LOC112185231 gene encoding uncharacterized protein LOC112185231; the protein is MASGDMPNSPIDLQRKFGLLWGNLGCWKIIPMGKGFYTFNFDSEETVSRVWAQGAVALKPGTMRFMKWVPNFSPSNQRNTNSQVWVKFWDLGLEFWEPRTLFEIASGIGIPVKIDPNTLDRRFGLFARVLVDIDLSSNLPTEVLIKRKNGETFVQSVDYEKLPDLCSHCGNVGHRVTACKHVQPAASIPVEHSKRNRGRSRKRRARVEKKRGTSQVYVSKQPKGKAVVIASTPPPLMDCGEGPSFVRKSPVENYHVGMGQVPNSEENALVPAIEQLQEPRVELTPSVVGVEIDDGQNVDDQLNNGVALVANHIADNNIAAIDSEGVCESDDMSVSSSPRGVSSKDHGRVRNWFDETERVQEEQEFTQVLSKAQRRSQRQATRSASREAYLRRSKEISQ